From a single Brassica oleracea var. oleracea cultivar TO1000 chromosome C5, BOL, whole genome shotgun sequence genomic region:
- the LOC106294914 gene encoding regulator of nonsense transcripts UPF3-like isoform X2, with product MKDPSAKRKVVVRHLPPSLSQSDLLSQIDPRFGDRYNWVSFRPGKSSYKAQKYSRAYFGFKAPEDVYDFAAFFNGHVFVNEKGAQFKAIVEYAPSQRVPKPCDKKDPREGSITKDPDYLEFLMLIAQPVENLPSAEIQLERREAELSGASKPAPIVTPLMEFIRQKRATVIGSQGLDVRRGGRRARAVSSNKPASRPSKRNSEKKKYVEKDNSKSVSRKATSDAGSSKQDYIPSGKDIPVTETASVMDSSLPGIALTMDSGKKKILLLKKDRDNPLNSTAQPEQQMETNLSGSSLTSRQDQKIVVGGRLIKGILLRNEPRPSQSSSFVQPESRVEPLEAENSKRPPRPANTRAGKDNQISGTNSEKQERRPRNKERPDRVVWTPLRRSDGSSISEDQLSSSSANNGEIKERMLLQRSGEVVNSSGGHSLENGSTRHSGRRVGARNRKEEGFAMTGEGKSSRRGGGGGGGPNSHEKQMWIQKSSSGT from the exons ATGAAGGACCCGTCAGCGAAGAGGAAGGTGGTTGTTCGGCACTTGCCTCCTTCTCTTTCTCAGTCCGATCTCTTATCCCAGATCGACCCTCGTTTCGGTGATCGTTACAATTGGGTTTCCTTTCGTCCAGGAAAGTCCAG CTATAAAGCTCAGAAGTATTCACGGGCCTACTTTGGTTTCAAGGCCCCTGAAGATGTTTACGACTTTGCTGCTTTTTTCAACGGCCATGTGTTTGTTAATGAAAAGG GTGCTCAGTTCAAGGCCATAGTTGAATATGCTCCTTCACAGCGTGTGCCCAAACCATGTGACAAGAAAGATCCTCGTGAAGGCTCTATTACCAAAGACCCTGATTATCTTGAGTTTCTTATGCTTATTGCTCAGCCTGTTGAGAATCTCCCTAGTGCTGAAATCCAGTTGGAAAGAAGAGAAGCTGAGCTGTCTG GTGCTTCAAAACCGGCTCCAATTGTTACCCCTCTTATGGAATTCATACGTCAAAAACGTGCTACTGTGATTGGATCCCAG GGTTTAGATGTTCGAAGAGGTGGCAGAAGAGCCAGGGCAGTCTCTTCAAACAAGCCAGCTTCAAGGCCCTCAAAACGAAACTCTGAAAAGAAAAAGTATGTGGAAAAAGACAATTCAAAAAGCGTATCCCGGAAGGCTACATCAGACGCCGGCAGCTCCAAGCAAGATTACATTCCAAGTGGAAAGGACATACCAGTAACTGAAACTG CCTCTGTCATGGATAGCTCTCTCCCAGGGATTGCGTTGACTATGGATTCTGGGAAGAAAAAGATCTTGCTCCTGAAAAAAGACCGAGACAATCCTCTT AACTCTACAGCACAACCAGAACAGCAGATGGAAACTAATCTTTCTGGAAGCTCCTTGACTTCAAGACAGGATCAGAAGATTGTTGTTGGTGGGAGGTTGATCAAGGGAATACTTCTGAGAAATGAGCCGCGACCTAGTCAGTCCTCATCTTTTGTCCAGCCGGAGTCAAGAGTGGAACCCTTGGAAGCAGAAAACTCCAAGCGTCCTCCTCGGCCAGCAAACACTCGAGCAG GGAAAGACAATCAGATTTCTGGTACCAACAGTGAGAAGCAAGAGAGGCGTCCAAGAAACAAGGAGAGGCCTGATCGTGTTGTGTGGACTCCTCTTCGTCGCTCTGATGGGTCCAGTATCAGCGAGGATCAACTGTCATCTTCATCAG CAAACAATGGAGAAATTAAAGAGAGGATGTTGTTGCAAAGATCTGGAGAAGTGGTGAACTCCTCCGGTGGACACTCTCTTGAGAACG GTTCTACAAGACATTCTGGTCGCCGTGTTGGAGCTCGCAACAGAAAAGAAGAGGGTTTTGCGATGACTGGTGAGGGTAAATCATCCCGGAGAGGAGGTGGAGGTGGTGGTGGTCCCAATTCACATGAG AAGCAAATGTGGATCCAAAAATCATCGTCTGGTACTTGA
- the LOC106294914 gene encoding regulator of nonsense transcripts UPF3-like isoform X1, with protein sequence MKDPSAKRKVVVRHLPPSLSQSDLLSQIDPRFGDRYNWVSFRPGKSSYKAQKYSRAYFGFKAPEDVYDFAAFFNGHVFVNEKGAQFKAIVEYAPSQRVPKPCDKKDPREGSITKDPDYLEFLMLIAQPVENLPSAEIQLERREAELSGASKPAPIVTPLMEFIRQKRATVIGSQQQGLDVRRGGRRARAVSSNKPASRPSKRNSEKKKYVEKDNSKSVSRKATSDAGSSKQDYIPSGKDIPVTETASVMDSSLPGIALTMDSGKKKILLLKKDRDNPLNSTAQPEQQMETNLSGSSLTSRQDQKIVVGGRLIKGILLRNEPRPSQSSSFVQPESRVEPLEAENSKRPPRPANTRAGKDNQISGTNSEKQERRPRNKERPDRVVWTPLRRSDGSSISEDQLSSSSANNGEIKERMLLQRSGEVVNSSGGHSLENGSTRHSGRRVGARNRKEEGFAMTGEGKSSRRGGGGGGGPNSHEKQMWIQKSSSGT encoded by the exons ATGAAGGACCCGTCAGCGAAGAGGAAGGTGGTTGTTCGGCACTTGCCTCCTTCTCTTTCTCAGTCCGATCTCTTATCCCAGATCGACCCTCGTTTCGGTGATCGTTACAATTGGGTTTCCTTTCGTCCAGGAAAGTCCAG CTATAAAGCTCAGAAGTATTCACGGGCCTACTTTGGTTTCAAGGCCCCTGAAGATGTTTACGACTTTGCTGCTTTTTTCAACGGCCATGTGTTTGTTAATGAAAAGG GTGCTCAGTTCAAGGCCATAGTTGAATATGCTCCTTCACAGCGTGTGCCCAAACCATGTGACAAGAAAGATCCTCGTGAAGGCTCTATTACCAAAGACCCTGATTATCTTGAGTTTCTTATGCTTATTGCTCAGCCTGTTGAGAATCTCCCTAGTGCTGAAATCCAGTTGGAAAGAAGAGAAGCTGAGCTGTCTG GTGCTTCAAAACCGGCTCCAATTGTTACCCCTCTTATGGAATTCATACGTCAAAAACGTGCTACTGTGATTGGATCCCAG CAACAGGGTTTAGATGTTCGAAGAGGTGGCAGAAGAGCCAGGGCAGTCTCTTCAAACAAGCCAGCTTCAAGGCCCTCAAAACGAAACTCTGAAAAGAAAAAGTATGTGGAAAAAGACAATTCAAAAAGCGTATCCCGGAAGGCTACATCAGACGCCGGCAGCTCCAAGCAAGATTACATTCCAAGTGGAAAGGACATACCAGTAACTGAAACTG CCTCTGTCATGGATAGCTCTCTCCCAGGGATTGCGTTGACTATGGATTCTGGGAAGAAAAAGATCTTGCTCCTGAAAAAAGACCGAGACAATCCTCTT AACTCTACAGCACAACCAGAACAGCAGATGGAAACTAATCTTTCTGGAAGCTCCTTGACTTCAAGACAGGATCAGAAGATTGTTGTTGGTGGGAGGTTGATCAAGGGAATACTTCTGAGAAATGAGCCGCGACCTAGTCAGTCCTCATCTTTTGTCCAGCCGGAGTCAAGAGTGGAACCCTTGGAAGCAGAAAACTCCAAGCGTCCTCCTCGGCCAGCAAACACTCGAGCAG GGAAAGACAATCAGATTTCTGGTACCAACAGTGAGAAGCAAGAGAGGCGTCCAAGAAACAAGGAGAGGCCTGATCGTGTTGTGTGGACTCCTCTTCGTCGCTCTGATGGGTCCAGTATCAGCGAGGATCAACTGTCATCTTCATCAG CAAACAATGGAGAAATTAAAGAGAGGATGTTGTTGCAAAGATCTGGAGAAGTGGTGAACTCCTCCGGTGGACACTCTCTTGAGAACG GTTCTACAAGACATTCTGGTCGCCGTGTTGGAGCTCGCAACAGAAAAGAAGAGGGTTTTGCGATGACTGGTGAGGGTAAATCATCCCGGAGAGGAGGTGGAGGTGGTGGTGGTCCCAATTCACATGAG AAGCAAATGTGGATCCAAAAATCATCGTCTGGTACTTGA